One Halogeometricum sp. S1BR25-6 DNA segment encodes these proteins:
- a CDS encoding cation diffusion facilitator family transporter codes for MTDESGVAHHDHGDKAHGHSHDHDPGHGHGGSASSRKLALVSAINIVGFVVELAGGLLFGSVALISDAVHMLFDALAYVMAFTASYVADRYEGSEWWSYGLHRLEPLAAFLNGVLLIPMVGYILWESYQRFLTPIEIGTVPTIVIAIGGLAVNVGSVFILQGGEMSLNEKGAFYHLLGDAGGSIAVIISVVVVEVTGITVIDPIAAALIAGIVLWSAGKVLRGSGAIFFMKTPFQPEHVREDIEAVDGVDHIDDWHAWQICSQITVATAHVETSVETMSEADTVTQQIHHVLEEHGVDHATIELSPAYGDRRTHLSSHAH; via the coding sequence ATGACCGACGAGAGTGGCGTCGCGCATCACGATCACGGGGACAAAGCCCATGGACACTCGCATGATCACGATCCTGGCCACGGGCACGGGGGGTCGGCTAGCAGTCGAAAGCTGGCACTCGTCTCCGCCATCAACATCGTCGGCTTCGTCGTTGAACTCGCTGGGGGACTCCTCTTCGGCTCTGTTGCGCTCATCAGCGACGCCGTCCACATGCTATTCGACGCGCTGGCGTACGTGATGGCGTTTACCGCCTCCTACGTCGCGGATAGATACGAGGGGTCAGAGTGGTGGTCGTACGGGCTCCACCGGCTCGAACCGCTGGCTGCCTTCCTCAACGGCGTCTTGCTCATCCCAATGGTCGGGTACATCCTCTGGGAGTCCTATCAGCGGTTCCTGACCCCGATCGAGATCGGGACGGTCCCGACGATCGTAATCGCAATCGGCGGGCTCGCAGTGAACGTCGGCAGCGTCTTCATCCTCCAGGGTGGGGAGATGAGTCTCAACGAGAAGGGCGCGTTCTATCATCTCCTCGGGGACGCTGGCGGGTCGATCGCCGTCATCATCTCCGTTGTTGTGGTCGAAGTCACCGGAATCACCGTCATCGATCCGATCGCTGCTGCGCTTATCGCTGGCATCGTCCTGTGGTCTGCCGGGAAGGTCCTGCGTGGAAGCGGCGCTATCTTCTTCATGAAGACACCGTTCCAGCCCGAGCACGTCCGGGAGGATATCGAAGCCGTCGACGGTGTCGACCACATTGATGACTGGCACGCGTGGCAGATCTGTAGTCAGATCACGGTCGCGACGGCACACGTCGAAACGTCAGTCGAGACGATGAGCGAGGCCGACACAGTCACCCAACAAATCCATCACGTCCTCGAGGAGCACGGAGTTGATCACGCCACCATCGAATTGAGCCCGGCATACGGCGACCGTCGAACCCATCTTAGCTCCCACGCCCACTGA
- a CDS encoding SHOCT domain-containing protein yields the protein MSTERTSDGLLRIVLIVLAVIVLFPMLMMVFAAPMMGMMGWWWGGGTAGGLSPLWGVGMMLVWLVVLVGIGYLLYRGLVGGVGSSLTTDRALEELRVAYARGDLSDEEFEERRAKLTREESQ from the coding sequence ATGTCGACAGAGCGCACGTCCGACGGCCTGCTCCGAATCGTCCTGATCGTCCTCGCAGTGATCGTCCTGTTTCCGATGTTAATGATGGTTTTCGCTGCTCCAATGATGGGGATGATGGGCTGGTGGTGGGGCGGTGGCACGGCCGGCGGCCTCTCGCCACTGTGGGGCGTCGGGATGATGCTCGTCTGGCTCGTCGTCCTCGTCGGCATCGGCTACCTCCTCTATCGCGGCCTTGTCGGTGGGGTCGGGTCGTCGCTAACCACTGATAGGGCACTCGAAGAGCTCCGAGTGGCGTACGCACGCGGCGATCTCTCCGACGAGGAGTTCGAGGAACGGCGTGCGAAACTCACCCGCGAGGAGTCGCAGTAG
- a CDS encoding ABC transporter ATP-binding protein yields MDTTTAPTETLGGSKTLVRGNALEKTYGSRLPLGRSTPVLTGADIEVHAGEIVGIVGENGSGKSTLMKILVGVLDHDAGTVQRHGTVGWCPQEPLLYDRLTVSETFRLFGAGYDMTREKIDAAKQRLADELDFEQYLDYRIDQLSGGNRQKVNLSVALMHDPDVLMLDEPYTGFDWETYLRFWDMAQDLANDGTAVVMISHLIEERSRLDRVFEVRDGLVHDVTDEETESGLRSDPEGEHE; encoded by the coding sequence ATGGACACGACCACGGCGCCCACGGAGACGCTCGGTGGTAGCAAGACGCTCGTTCGAGGCAACGCCCTCGAGAAAACCTACGGGTCACGACTCCCGTTGGGACGGTCGACACCCGTTCTCACCGGTGCGGATATCGAGGTCCATGCTGGCGAGATCGTCGGCATCGTCGGCGAGAATGGGTCGGGCAAGTCCACGCTGATGAAGATTCTCGTCGGGGTTCTCGACCACGACGCGGGCACGGTCCAACGGCATGGAACCGTCGGATGGTGTCCGCAGGAACCCCTGCTCTACGATCGGTTGACCGTCTCAGAAACGTTCCGGCTGTTCGGCGCTGGCTACGACATGACGCGCGAGAAAATCGACGCGGCGAAGCAAAGACTGGCGGACGAACTCGACTTCGAGCAGTACCTTGACTACCGGATCGACCAGCTCAGCGGCGGGAACCGACAGAAGGTCAACCTCAGTGTCGCGTTGATGCACGACCCGGATGTCCTCATGCTCGACGAACCCTACACGGGGTTCGACTGGGAGACTTACCTGCGATTCTGGGACATGGCCCAGGACCTCGCGAACGACGGCACTGCCGTCGTCATGATCTCCCACCTAATTGAGGAGCGGAGTCGACTCGATCGCGTCTTCGAGGTGCGAGACGGACTGGTTCACGACGTGACCGACGAAGAGACCGAGAGCGGACTCAGGAGCGACCCGGAGGGGGAACATGAATAG
- a CDS encoding ABC transporter permease has translation MNRFVVGVRANLQTFVRTPLNVVLALVLPLVVIEGWGQAMAGLPSMPTVEGIPLDLGRLLGAIFGVAIIAGLMGLVQMISAREADRRLVQTGYAPRTLLATRLATLAGVTIVVAGVNFGVLWLTIDVEAPLFVFAFLALAGVVYAFLGALVGAVLPRLFEGSLVVVFLAMMDAFLSGDSPLAADVPEFVQYFPLYHPKELLQSAAFDGTFAAGDLVFVGGYLLVLLVLVTAVFGATMRTAGGWSA, from the coding sequence ATGAATAGGTTCGTCGTCGGCGTTCGGGCGAACCTCCAGACGTTTGTCCGGACGCCCCTGAACGTCGTCCTTGCGCTGGTGCTCCCGCTCGTGGTCATCGAGGGGTGGGGCCAGGCGATGGCCGGACTGCCGTCAATGCCGACCGTCGAGGGGATTCCGCTCGACCTGGGACGCCTCCTCGGCGCGATCTTCGGCGTCGCCATCATCGCCGGGCTGATGGGACTGGTCCAGATGATCAGTGCCCGGGAGGCTGACCGACGGCTCGTTCAGACCGGGTACGCGCCACGAACGCTGCTCGCGACGCGGCTGGCGACTCTCGCGGGTGTCACGATCGTCGTCGCGGGGGTGAACTTCGGCGTCCTCTGGCTGACGATCGACGTCGAAGCACCCCTGTTTGTGTTCGCGTTCCTCGCGCTCGCGGGCGTCGTCTATGCTTTCCTCGGTGCGCTCGTCGGCGCAGTGCTTCCGCGACTGTTCGAGGGGTCGCTCGTCGTCGTCTTCCTCGCGATGATGGACGCGTTCCTCAGTGGCGACAGCCCGCTCGCCGCGGACGTCCCCGAGTTCGTCCAGTACTTCCCGTTGTATCATCCGAAGGAACTCCTCCAGTCGGCCGCCTTCGACGGTACGTTCGCTGCGGGTGACCTCGTCTTCGTCGGCGGGTACCTTCTCGTGTTGCTCGTCCTCGTGACTGCCGTATTCGGTGCGACGATGCGCACGGCCGGGGGGTGGTCAGCGTGA
- a CDS encoding ABC transporter permease, giving the protein MNRTATAFGIGLREHARNYVLVALLVVLPVSFITLAFAVTQDVQMPVRTVVDGETTTVMRGMPEVHGVIMTPITSSFIAGLAGLFLMREARDTDGRLAVVGYRARQVIAARFGVLAVITLVVVAVSVGVMLIDFQPEQLWWFVAAMLVLSVTYGLIGMLVGAAFNRLAGLWIMLILPMIDIGLFQDPLFVQSEPEWWMKLFPGYHPVRVMVDTGLTTDLDTAASLGWGAGYLLVVGLLAVWVYYRGTRTT; this is encoded by the coding sequence GTGAACCGAACGGCCACGGCGTTCGGTATCGGGCTCCGGGAACACGCCCGCAACTACGTCCTCGTGGCGCTCCTGGTCGTCCTCCCAGTGTCGTTCATCACGCTCGCCTTCGCGGTCACCCAGGACGTCCAGATGCCGGTCCGGACGGTCGTCGACGGCGAGACGACGACCGTGATGCGGGGGATGCCCGAGGTCCACGGCGTGATCATGACACCGATCACGAGTTCGTTCATCGCCGGCCTCGCCGGTCTATTCCTAATGCGCGAGGCGAGAGACACGGACGGCCGCCTCGCTGTCGTCGGCTACCGAGCACGGCAGGTCATCGCCGCACGGTTCGGCGTCCTTGCAGTCATCACGCTTGTCGTGGTCGCTGTCTCCGTCGGGGTGATGCTCATCGACTTCCAGCCCGAACAGCTGTGGTGGTTCGTCGCCGCGATGCTCGTCCTTTCAGTTACCTACGGACTTATTGGGATGCTCGTCGGCGCCGCCTTCAACCGCCTCGCGGGCCTGTGGATTATGTTGATCCTCCCGATGATCGATATCGGGCTTTTCCAGGACCCGCTGTTCGTCCAGTCTGAACCCGAGTGGTGGATGAAACTCTTCCCGGGCTACCATCCCGTCCGCGTGATGGTCGATACCGGACTCACGACGGACCTGGACACGGCTGCGTCGCTCGGCTGGGGGGCCGGCTATCTCCTCGTCGTCGGACTCCTCGCCGTGTGGGTGTACTACCGCGGAACTCGAACGACGTGA
- a CDS encoding plastocyanin/azurin family copper-binding protein has translation MTNYNRRQFLGVLGAGAVAGVGISQPASAQETPVVKMGNNYFDPIGLHVEPGTTVRFELAAGAHSATAYENRIPSDASAFDSGTISSGSFEYTFETPGTYDYYCIPHKSVGMVGRIVVGSPGGPAEESSIPDGEVPDSETIVQNGAVAIGSDVDGSGSTGGGMMGPGGGGMMGGSRGGWGGVPFVGGALGMLGLAGGLLYWALGRGDASPESDDSAMETLQRRYARGEIDEEEFQKRRERLEDR, from the coding sequence ATGACGAACTATAACCGACGTCAGTTCCTGGGAGTACTCGGTGCCGGCGCAGTCGCCGGTGTAGGGATCTCTCAGCCAGCGAGCGCACAGGAGACGCCCGTCGTGAAGATGGGCAACAACTACTTCGACCCGATCGGACTCCACGTCGAACCCGGCACGACCGTTCGCTTCGAGCTAGCGGCCGGAGCACACTCGGCGACCGCCTACGAGAATCGGATTCCATCCGACGCCAGCGCATTCGACAGTGGAACCATCTCGTCGGGAAGCTTCGAGTACACGTTCGAAACGCCAGGCACGTACGACTACTACTGCATCCCGCACAAGTCGGTCGGGATGGTCGGCCGCATCGTCGTCGGCAGCCCCGGCGGCCCGGCCGAAGAGAGCTCAATCCCCGACGGCGAGGTCCCCGATAGCGAGACGATCGTCCAGAACGGCGCCGTGGCCATCGGCTCGGACGTCGACGGAAGCGGGAGCACCGGTGGCGGCATGATGGGGCCCGGCGGAGGGGGCATGATGGGTGGCTCGAGAGGCGGGTGGGGCGGCGTCCCGTTCGTCGGCGGGGCACTCGGAATGCTCGGCTTAGCTGGCGGACTCCTCTATTGGGCACTAGGACGAGGTGACGCATCTCCCGAGAGCGATGATTCCGCGATGGAAACCCTCCAACGCCGTTACGCACGAGGCGAGATCGACGAAGAAGAGTTCCAGAAGCGTCGTGAGCGGTTGGAAGACAGGTGA
- a CDS encoding thioredoxin family protein, whose translation MWLSYNTVVYNVTEVILFTQETCGACATQREKNDGLEDKYPDVEFKEVDIQTDLETAEEYGVRKTPTTLVYANGEQTAEFIGIVDRNDLESAIERATQQSSGFVQRLVGVVRK comes from the coding sequence ATGTGGTTAAGTTACAATACCGTAGTGTACAATGTGACTGAAGTAATCCTCTTCACCCAAGAGACGTGCGGAGCATGCGCAACACAGCGGGAGAAAAACGACGGCCTCGAGGACAAGTATCCGGACGTGGAATTCAAAGAGGTCGACATTCAGACGGACCTCGAAACAGCCGAAGAATACGGCGTCCGAAAGACGCCGACGACCCTCGTCTACGCGAACGGAGAGCAGACCGCCGAGTTCATCGGCATCGTCGACCGGAACGACCTCGAGTCAGCCATCGAGCGCGCGACCCAGCAATCGTCTGGATTCGTCCAGCGCCTCGTCGGTGTCGTGCGAAAATAA
- a CDS encoding SHOCT domain-containing protein: MASSNQLDTTTIVLLILGAIILLPLLTMGMGFGGMMGYGGMMGQYGGTGGWWPFIGMLVPLIFLLILLGGGYLVFRRMSETQTSRNPAMEELRTAYARGDLTDEEFESRREKLERSG, translated from the coding sequence ATGGCTTCGTCGAACCAGCTCGACACCACGACGATCGTTCTCCTGATACTCGGAGCGATCATCTTGCTCCCGTTGCTCACAATGGGGATGGGATTCGGCGGAATGATGGGGTACGGCGGGATGATGGGCCAGTATGGCGGTACTGGCGGGTGGTGGCCGTTCATCGGGATGCTCGTCCCGCTTATCTTCCTCCTCATCCTCCTCGGCGGTGGCTACCTCGTCTTCCGGCGCATGAGCGAAACGCAGACGTCTCGAAACCCCGCGATGGAAGAACTCCGCACGGCGTACGCCCGCGGCGACCTCACCGACGAAGAGTTCGAATCCCGCCGCGAGAAACTCGAACGGTCGGGGTAA
- a CDS encoding DUF302 domain-containing protein, whose product MEYTIQTSVTGDFDDVVDKTIAALKDEGFGVLCDIDIQATLKEKLGEEFRQYRILGACNPPLAYEGLTEEIELGALLPCNVIVYETDDGDIVVSAVDPKQLVGIADNDALDSIATEVNERFERVLSAVTNELGSTSEA is encoded by the coding sequence ATGGAATACACAATACAGACTTCAGTCACTGGCGATTTCGACGACGTCGTCGACAAGACAATCGCTGCGCTCAAAGACGAAGGATTCGGCGTCCTCTGTGACATCGATATCCAGGCGACGCTCAAGGAAAAACTCGGCGAAGAGTTCCGCCAGTATCGCATTCTCGGTGCGTGTAATCCCCCGCTGGCATACGAGGGACTGACCGAAGAGATCGAACTCGGCGCACTCCTCCCGTGTAACGTCATCGTCTACGAAACCGATGACGGCGATATCGTTGTGAGTGCCGTTGATCCAAAGCAATTGGTCGGTATCGCGGACAACGATGCGCTCGACTCGATCGCGACCGAGGTCAACGAGCGTTTCGAGCGTGTTCTCTCGGCCGTCACCAACGAACTCGGATCCACGTCGGAGGCCTGA
- a CDS encoding SHOCT domain-containing protein, with protein MTQLTTHIGRTARRLAILAVPLLVATTGTAAAHGSGSYGGGMMGGGWGLFGGAMGLWGLLWMGLLIAVPLYLVYALLNRGSGGNEKQSLSVLRERYARGELSDDEFDRRRKQLERTG; from the coding sequence ATGACGCAACTCACCACTCACATCGGACGCACTGCTCGGCGACTCGCGATCCTCGCCGTCCCGCTGCTGGTCGCGACGACTGGAACGGCTGCCGCCCACGGTAGTGGGAGCTACGGCGGGGGCATGATGGGCGGCGGCTGGGGCCTCTTCGGCGGAGCGATGGGGCTCTGGGGACTCCTCTGGATGGGGCTCCTCATCGCCGTCCCACTCTACCTCGTCTATGCGCTCCTCAACCGAGGATCCGGCGGGAACGAAAAGCAGTCGCTGTCGGTTCTCCGTGAGCGCTACGCCCGCGGGGAGCTCTCGGATGACGAATTCGATCGACGGCGAAAACAGCTCGAACGTACCGGATGA
- a CDS encoding multicopper oxidase family protein — translation MRSTGFSRRRLLQLTGATTLGSLAGCAGQLPGTHDGEGREVKPRSTVTAEPDTSVNLTAASGTIRPAPDTSTANWMYEGQFPGPELRVQEGDVLSVELTNDLQEETTIHWHGVPVPNPVDGVPNVTQDPIASGDTFTYTFRAEPAGTYFYHSHVGLQLDRGLLGPLIVEERNPHVEYDREYVVIVDDYLPGEPEHPSDGGMGGGGGMGGRGGMMGDVRPPYEGLLINGRLPENPQTFDVTEGERIRFRFVNAASATVFGVRIAGHEMTVTHADGRPVEPVDVDSFVFGAGERYDAVVEATNPGTWAVQADALDGNEPPARAVVEYESAAGESPQPPSAASNQLQYGDLRAISSLDGVSGDPDRTFDLTLSRGSGQSYIWMIDGQVYPDADPFQIRPEEHVRIRMTNQSPVVHPMHLHGHFFKVGNAIKDTVLVPGHMGQVTIDFHADNPGRWLFHCHNLYHLDAGMARIVKYVE, via the coding sequence ATGCGGTCCACAGGCTTCTCCCGTCGCAGACTCCTCCAGCTGACGGGGGCGACCACCCTCGGCTCGCTCGCGGGATGTGCCGGTCAGCTACCGGGCACTCACGATGGTGAGGGTCGTGAGGTGAAGCCCCGCTCGACAGTCACGGCCGAGCCGGATACGTCCGTCAACCTCACCGCGGCGTCCGGGACGATTCGCCCAGCCCCCGATACGTCGACGGCCAACTGGATGTACGAGGGTCAATTCCCGGGACCGGAGCTACGTGTTCAGGAGGGTGACGTGCTCAGCGTCGAACTGACCAACGACCTCCAGGAGGAGACGACGATTCACTGGCACGGAGTTCCCGTCCCGAATCCGGTCGATGGGGTGCCGAACGTAACGCAAGACCCGATCGCTTCCGGCGATACGTTTACGTACACGTTCCGCGCCGAACCTGCCGGGACGTATTTTTACCACAGCCACGTCGGACTCCAACTCGACCGGGGATTGCTGGGGCCACTGATCGTCGAAGAGCGTAACCCACACGTCGAGTACGACCGCGAGTACGTCGTGATCGTCGACGATTACCTCCCTGGAGAGCCGGAACATCCTTCGGACGGGGGGATGGGCGGCGGTGGCGGAATGGGTGGGAGAGGCGGAATGATGGGAGACGTTCGGCCGCCATACGAAGGGCTCCTGATCAACGGTCGACTCCCTGAGAATCCACAGACGTTCGACGTAACGGAGGGTGAGCGGATTCGCTTCCGGTTCGTGAACGCTGCCAGCGCGACGGTCTTCGGTGTCCGGATCGCCGGCCACGAGATGACAGTGACCCACGCCGATGGTCGACCTGTCGAACCCGTCGACGTGGACTCGTTCGTCTTCGGTGCCGGTGAGCGCTACGATGCCGTGGTTGAGGCGACAAATCCGGGCACGTGGGCCGTTCAAGCGGATGCGCTCGATGGAAACGAACCACCAGCTAGAGCTGTCGTCGAGTACGAGTCGGCGGCTGGGGAGAGCCCACAGCCCCCGTCGGCGGCCAGTAACCAACTGCAGTACGGAGACTTGCGGGCGATATCCTCGCTCGACGGGGTGAGTGGAGATCCGGATCGAACGTTCGATCTGACGCTCTCCCGTGGTAGCGGCCAGTCTTACATATGGATGATTGACGGGCAGGTCTATCCGGATGCCGATCCATTCCAGATTCGACCCGAAGAACACGTCCGGATTCGAATGACCAATCAGAGCCCAGTCGTTCACCCGATGCACCTTCACGGACACTTCTTCAAGGTCGGCAATGCGATCAAAGACACTGTACTCGTGCCTGGGCATATGGGACAAGTGACGATTGACTTCCACGCGGACAATCCCGGCCGGTGGCTATTCCACTGTCACAACCTGTATCACCTGGATGCGGGGATGGCACGCATCGTAAAATACGTCGAGTGA
- a CDS encoding helix-turn-helix transcriptional regulator — translation MNRRRADAVVGLLVAAVVIVGGALSWDAYKQQQAFGEMGSMMDMGASMGGVHGTNPLWYVLGTLLVSTIVGGGYLIVRDELTNTDASERAQITNPTDPESADSSERSTQSEAAINPESQPQARILDLLPEDERRILEPVLSSPGITQIELRDRSDFSKSKVSQTVSALEKRGLLYRERQGRTYRIYPSDDLQQKQAN, via the coding sequence ATGAATCGGCGGCGAGCCGATGCAGTGGTTGGCCTCCTCGTCGCTGCCGTCGTTATCGTCGGTGGTGCGCTCAGCTGGGATGCGTATAAGCAACAGCAGGCATTCGGAGAGATGGGGTCGATGATGGATATGGGTGCGTCGATGGGAGGCGTTCACGGCACAAATCCGCTCTGGTACGTTCTTGGAACCCTTCTTGTCTCGACTATCGTCGGTGGAGGATATCTCATTGTTCGGGACGAGCTCACCAACACAGATGCAAGCGAGCGCGCACAAATAACGAATCCAACAGATCCAGAGAGCGCTGATTCATCGGAGAGATCTACCCAATCAGAGGCAGCAATCAATCCAGAGTCTCAGCCGCAGGCTCGTATATTGGATCTCTTACCGGAAGACGAACGCCGGATTCTTGAACCGGTTCTCTCCTCACCCGGTATCACACAGATCGAACTCAGGGATCGCTCGGACTTCTCGAAGAGCAAGGTCAGTCAGACGGTGAGCGCTCTCGAGAAGCGCGGCCTCCTGTACCGCGAGCGCCAAGGGCGAACGTATCGGATTTACCCGAGCGACGACTTACAACAGAAACAGGCGAACTAG
- a CDS encoding permease: protein MQAVLVDGILESLRIGVGFLWTAAWAIIMGLVITSLVQVYVSKERMANVLGEGDLNGLTKATVFGAASSGCSFGAVAIGKGLFKKGAHAVNFLAFMFASTNLIVELGLMILILLGWEFLLAELLGGIILIAVMAVIVHLTLPENLFEQVRQELNHSDNEQGITEDPTCGMEGKDEYSLVTDGGETLKFCSEGCLETYQQEAASSGGWRDELLSWGGWYKVGNQYRKEWSMIWKDIVAGFLISGFVIVFVPQWVWNTLFIQGDGLLVTAENAIMGVTIAVLSFVGSMGNVPFAVALWGGGVSFAGIIAFVYADLITIPVLNVYRKYYGWKIMLYILGVFFVTMAFTGFLMELLFDAFGIVPDLAGGETASEQTYFELNYTFYLNIIAFVLSGALLYVYRRGLGAPGQYRDPVCGMRTDDSGPSLTHENETYYFCSNQCKRTFEKHPSEFAHQHPQVSEEGESHDDH from the coding sequence ATGCAAGCCGTTCTCGTCGACGGGATTCTCGAGTCCTTACGAATAGGAGTTGGCTTCCTCTGGACCGCTGCGTGGGCGATCATCATGGGGCTCGTCATCACGAGTCTCGTCCAGGTCTACGTCTCGAAAGAGCGAATGGCCAACGTCCTCGGAGAGGGGGACCTGAACGGTCTCACAAAGGCGACGGTGTTCGGCGCCGCGAGTAGTGGCTGTAGCTTCGGCGCGGTCGCCATCGGGAAGGGACTGTTCAAGAAGGGAGCACATGCGGTGAACTTCCTCGCGTTCATGTTTGCGTCGACGAACCTCATCGTCGAACTCGGATTGATGATCCTGATTCTGCTAGGCTGGGAGTTCCTTCTCGCGGAACTGCTCGGCGGGATCATCCTCATCGCCGTGATGGCTGTCATCGTCCACCTCACGCTCCCCGAGAATCTGTTCGAGCAAGTCCGGCAGGAACTGAATCACAGCGACAACGAGCAGGGAATCACCGAGGATCCGACCTGCGGGATGGAAGGCAAAGACGAGTACTCGCTGGTGACCGATGGTGGCGAGACGCTGAAGTTCTGCTCGGAGGGTTGTCTGGAGACCTACCAACAGGAAGCCGCAAGTAGCGGCGGGTGGCGCGACGAACTCCTCTCGTGGGGTGGGTGGTACAAGGTTGGAAATCAGTACCGCAAGGAGTGGTCGATGATCTGGAAGGATATCGTCGCAGGGTTTCTTATATCCGGATTCGTCATCGTTTTCGTTCCCCAGTGGGTCTGGAACACCCTGTTCATCCAGGGCGACGGCCTGCTTGTGACCGCCGAAAACGCGATTATGGGTGTCACCATCGCCGTTCTCAGTTTCGTCGGCAGTATGGGCAACGTCCCCTTCGCGGTCGCGCTGTGGGGCGGTGGTGTCAGCTTCGCCGGGATCATCGCGTTCGTCTACGCCGACCTCATCACGATTCCCGTTCTGAACGTCTACCGGAAGTACTACGGCTGGAAGATCATGCTGTACATCCTCGGCGTCTTCTTCGTGACGATGGCGTTCACCGGTTTCCTCATGGAACTACTATTCGACGCGTTTGGCATCGTCCCCGACTTGGCCGGTGGCGAGACAGCATCGGAACAGACCTACTTCGAGTTGAACTACACCTTCTACCTCAACATCATCGCGTTCGTCCTCTCGGGGGCCCTCCTCTACGTCTATCGCCGGGGATTAGGTGCACCTGGTCAGTATCGCGACCCCGTTTGTGGGATGCGGACCGACGACAGCGGGCCGAGTCTCACCCACGAGAACGAGACGTACTACTTCTGCTCGAATCAGTGCAAGCGAACGTTCGAGAAGCACCCCTCCGAGTTCGCACATCAACATCCGCAGGTCTCTGAAGAAGGTGAATCCCATGACGATCACTAA
- a CDS encoding SRPBCC family protein, whose amino-acid sequence MYVTDNAEIVIDASPEEIWDYVTDPVHWTASNPEEHYGLEYDTPDNRPQEGATFHQAEEVAGMYADLHGRFQYIDHPHVAVWTGTAYYPLLRGLVTVRIPEGGTIRLEETEDGTRMSHAVWMDFPNNRRGRLLKRLFTTVLDGKAKLYDHTNKELVFFKERIESTAHKPPKPTDESP is encoded by the coding sequence ATGTACGTCACCGACAACGCCGAAATCGTCATCGACGCATCGCCCGAGGAGATCTGGGACTACGTAACTGACCCCGTCCACTGGACGGCATCGAACCCCGAGGAACACTACGGACTCGAATACGACACACCCGATAATCGCCCACAAGAGGGGGCGACATTCCACCAGGCGGAAGAAGTCGCTGGGATGTACGCCGATCTGCACGGCCGATTTCAGTACATCGATCATCCACACGTGGCGGTCTGGACTGGGACAGCGTACTATCCACTCCTTCGTGGACTTGTCACCGTTCGAATCCCCGAAGGTGGTACGATTCGGCTCGAAGAGACTGAGGATGGAACCCGGATGTCACACGCCGTCTGGATGGACTTCCCGAATAACCGCCGGGGCCGGTTGCTAAAGCGGCTCTTTACCACCGTTCTTGACGGGAAGGCCAAGCTCTACGACCACACCAACAAGGAGCTCGTCTTCTTCAAGGAACGCATCGAGTCGACAGCCCATAAGCCCCCAAAACCGACGGACGAGAGTCCGTAG